DNA sequence from the Alteribacter lacisalsi genome:
TACAGGACCGAAACGTATATGAAGGCAGTTGGTGATCTGGTCAGAAAGTATAAGCCCGAGATCTTTTTATACGGAGCAACGTCGAACGGAAAGGATCTTGCAAGTGCAGTAGCGACCGATGTCCTCTGCGGGCTGACGGCTGATACGACCCTGATGGATGTGGATATTGACAAAAGACTGTTTGAGGCAAGCCGGCCGGCGTTTGGCGGCAATATTATGGCCACGATTCTCTGTAAAAAGCACCGTCCCCAGATGGCGACCGTACGCCCGAAGGTTATCAGGCGACTGTTGGCAGAACCGGGTAGAACCGGAGAAGTTATCGAAGAAAAAGTCAGCATGCGTGAAGAAGACCTGAAAACAAAGGTCATTGAAATCGTTAAAAACACGAAAAAAGCAGTAAACCTTGAAGAAGCGGAAATCATCGTAGCGGCAGGAAAAGGGATTAAAGATGCTAAAGGGTTTGCAATGGCAGCTGAACTGGCAGAAGCCATGAACGCAACACTCGGCGCCAGCAGGGACGTGGTGGAAGCCGGGCTGTGCGGGCATGAAAGGCAGGTCGGACAGACAGGGGCCACTGTTACTCCAAAAGTGTATGTTGCTATAGGGATTTCAGGCGCAATACAGCATCTGGTCGGGATGCAGAATGCTGAACTGATTGTGGCCATTAACAGTGACAAGGATGCGCCTATTTTTCAAGCAGCCCATTACGGTATCTGTGCAGATGCCTTTACTGTTGTACCAATGCTTACAAAAGCGTTCAGGGAGGCTTTAAACACTACCGAATCCGTGGCGGAACAGGAAGAGACGGAAGGGGTGACGCACAGTGGGTGAAAAATTTGATGTGATTGTTGTCGGAGCAGGCCCTGCGGGTACGAGCTGTGCGTACACTGCAGCCAAATCAGGTCTTAAGGTTCTGCTGATTGAGAGAGGGGAATATCCCGGATCGAAAAACGTGATGGGCGGGATTCTGTACAGAAAACAGATGGAGGAAATCATTCCCGAATTCTGGAAGGAAGCGCCTCTCGAGCGGCCGGTTGTTGAACAGCGTTTCTGGTTTCTGGACCGTGAATCCATGGTAACGTCAAGCTACAAAGGGCTCGAATGGGGACGGGAGCCTTACAACAACTTTACGGTGCTTCGTGCAAAGTTTGACCAGTGGTTTGCCTCCAAGGCGGTGGAGCAGGGCGCACTTCTCATAAATGAGACCGTTGTAACCGAATGTATCGTGGAGGATGGAAGGGTAACAGGAGTCAGGACGGACAGACCGGACGGAGACGTTTACGCAGATGTCGTCGTTCTGGCAGACGGAGTCAATTCCCTGCTCGGCAAAAGCCTCGGCTTTCACAAGGAATGGAAGCCCGATGAAGTGGCGCTTACCGTTATGGAAGTCGTTAATCTCCCGAAAAAGGTCATTAACGAACGATTTAACGTGGAAGATAACCAGGGTGTTTCCATCGAAATTTTCGGTGATTCCACGCAGGGGCTCCTCGGGACTGCGTTTTTATATACAAACAAGGACTCTCTGAACATCGGGGTCGGTACAACCTTATCAGGCATGATAAAAAAGAAACTCAAGCCGTATCATCTGCTTGAGCATGTGAAAACACACCCGATGATCAAGCCGTTTCTCGAAGGGGGAGAAACCGCGGAGTACCTAGCTCACCTGATTCCCGAAGGAGGGTATAAATCAGTACCGCGTCTGGTCGGGGACGGTGTGATGATCGTAGGGGATGCAGCCCAGTTCGTTAATGCCATTCACCGGGAAGGCTCGAATATGGCTATGAGCTCCGGGAAAATGGCTGCTGAAACCATTGTCCGGGCAAAGGAGATCGGGGACTTTACCGAGCGGACACTGGATCATTACCGTAAGGAGCTTTACAGCAGCTTTGTGGGGAAAGATCTCAAGAAGTATAAGGATGTTACCCACACATTTGAGCAGCACCCGCAATACATGGCCGATTATATACCGATGGTTAACCAGGCTGCGAATAAATTCTTCACTGTGGACGGCAGCCCGAAAAAACAGAAGCAGCGTGAGATTATAAAAGGATTCACGAAGGATAAAGGGAAGATCGCCGTTGCCAAAGACTTATTCCGCGCATGGAAGGTGATGAAATAATGGCAAAAACGATCGAGGAGAAGCAGTATCTTGTGAGGTTCAGATGTGACACAAAATCTCATTTAGAGGTGAAGGACGAAAATGTCTGCCTCACATCCTGCCCGGATAAAGACTGTACCATCTTCTGTCCGGCAGATGTATACAAGTGGGAAGGGGACCGGATGCACGTCGGTTATGAAGGGTGTCACGAGTGCGGCAGCTGCCGGATCGGATGCCCATATGACAACATTAAATGGGAATATCCAAAAGGCGGTCACGGCATCGTCTTCAGACTCGCATAGGTGCTGCCCCGGATGGCACGAACGTTTGCCATCCGGGGCAGCACCTTACGCATTTTGCGGAGCCGCTCCACGCAATTGGCAGTCTGACCGGCGATTTACCGGTCAGACCGGAGCGAGCGGAGCAAATGCTGCACGCATGTCCATGGCGTAAACGTTTGCCATCCGGGGCAGCACCTTACGCATTTTGCGGAGCCGCTCCACGCAATTGGCAGTCTGACCGGCGATTTACCGGTCAGACCGGAGCGAGCGGAGCAAATGCTGCACGCATGTCCATGGCGTAAACGTTTGCCATCCGGGGCAGCACCTTACGCATTTTGCGGAGCCGCTCCACGCAATTGGCAGTCTGACCGGCGATTTACCGGTCAGACCGGAGCGAGCGGAGCAAATGCCGTACGCATGTCCATGGCGTAAACGTTTGCCATCCGGGGCAGCACCTTACTGTCCTTAGCCTCTTTTTGCCGTCATCCTGCGTCCGTCCTTCACTTCCTGCTCTTATTCCGCCAGTGATATTTAATCTCTTCAAGATCCATTTCTTCAGATGGTGTAATGTCTGCTTTTAAAACGTGCTGTATCAGATTGAGAAATTCACGGTTATCTTCTTCAGTGTTGGAAGCAGAGCAGTCTGAAGGCACATACAGCTTATAGCCTCGCATATAGGCATCATTGGCTGTAAAATGGACGCACATGTTTCCTGCAAAACCAGTTATGATGAGGGACTTTACATTCAGGTATTCAAGAAGCAGATCGAGAGGAGTATTAAAAAATGCCGAGTACTGAGGTTTCAAAACGAAGTAATCATCGTCTTCAGGCTGAAGGATCTCAGTAATCTCTTTTCCTCTGACATCATTTTCAAGGCAGTGATTAACAAGTGACTGAAAATCAGACTGCCATTTTCCATAATTATCATTAATATATAATACCGGAATATTGAGTTCCTTGGCCTTTTTTTTCAGAGCGGCAATCTGATCAGCCGCAGGACGGGCGTACGGGTAAATTTTTTCTCCATCCTCAAATTCAAAGTCATTGATCACATCTACAAGAAGAAGGGCAACGTGTTCATATTCCGTAACATGAGGATTTGGATTTGTTTTGGTCATATATTGATTTCTCCTTTGCAGTTATGCTGTAATTGGGTAAGGTGCTGAAGAATCACCAGGCAGTCAGATTTATATAAAGACGACCGAATGGTATATCGTTTTTTTCAGCAGATAAAGAATGAACGAACTTTAATTTTCCCCAAACCGGACGTACTGAAACATGACAGCAAAGGAGACAGATAAAATGGAAAAAGAAAAGGAACTTTTGAGACTTCTTGAGAAGAATGGGAGAATGCCTGCAGAAAAAATCGGCCGGCTGCTTGAAATGGACAGGCAGGCCGTAGAAGAGATGCTGGCTGACCTGGAAAAAAGAAACGTGATACTCGGCTATTCAGCTGTTGTCGACTGGACGAAGGCCGATGTGCCGGAAGGGGTAACGGCTATGATTGATGTGAAAGTACAGCCGAAACGGGGCACCGGTTTTGATGAAACGGCAGAGCGGATTTACAGATTTAAAGAAGTCAAAGCGCTGTATCTCATGTCCGGAACCTATGATTTAAGCGTTGTAATTGAAGGTGCAACGATGACAGAGGTGGGCCAGTTCGTATCGGAAAAGCTGTCCACACTCGATTCTGTTCTTTCCACAACAACGCACTTTCAGCTCAAAAGATATAAGCATGACGGTGTTGTATTTGGAGATAAAGAGGATGATCACCGGATGGTGGTCTCTCCATGACCGATCATACACAGTATTTATCTGATGCGGTCACCCGGATCAGGCCGTCCGGGATCCGCAAGTTTTTCGATCTTGCCTCGTCAATGGACAATATTATCTCACTCGGGGTTGGGGAGCCGGACTATACAACCCCGTGGAACATCCGTGAAGCGAGTATTTCCTCACTTGAGCGGGGGTTTACTTCCTACACAGCTAACGCGGGGCTGCCGGAGCTGCGCGAGGAGATTGCCCGTTATTTAACGGAGCAGTTTCAAACTTCCTATTCCCCGGAAGATGAGGTCATTGTCACTTCAGGTGCAAGTGAAGCGATTGATCTGGCCATGCGCGCAACGGTAAATCCCGGTGATGAGGTACTTGTAGTGGAGCCGAGCTTTGTTTCCTACGCACCGCTTGTATCTCTGATCGGGGGTGTACCTGTTCCGGTGCCGACCTCAATTGAAAATGGTTTCAAGGTGACGCCTGAAGCGATTCAGGATCGAATTTCCGACAGGACAAAAGCGATACTTCTCTGTTTCCCGAACAACCCTACCGGCACGGTAATGACGAGTGACGAACTGGAGAGTGTAGCCGCAATCGTGAAGCAGCACGACCTCCTCGTTTTTTCTGATGAAATCTATGCAGAAATGACCTACGACGCTCCCCATGTGAGTGTACCGGCTCTTCAGGGAATGCGGGACCGCACAGTTCTTATCAGCGGATTCTCCAAAGCGTTTGCTATGACAGGGTGGCGCCTCGGTTACGTCGCTGCACCGGAACCGCTCGCTTCCGGCATGCTTAAAATTCATCAGTATGCCATGATGTGTGCTTCTACAATGGCTCAGTATGGGGCTATTGAAGCGCTTCAAAACGGAAGAGAGGAAATGCTGGAGATGGTTGAAAGCTATCGTCAAAGGCGAAACTTCTTTGTTGGCGCTTTGAAGGATATCGGCCTTGACTGTCACACTCCGGGCGGCGCTTTTTACGCCTTTCCGAGTATCCGGTCTACAGGACTAACGTCTGAGCAGTTTGCTGAAAAGCTCCTTTTTGCCCAACGGGTGGCTGTTGTGCCCGGAAATGTTTTCGGAGAAGGCGGGGAAGGACACGTTCGTTGTTCGTACGCCGCTTCACTAAGCCAATTGGAGCAGGCGGTTGACCGCATGGACCGGTTTATCCGGAGTTTATGACACATTTTCTTTTGACAGAGAATGTTATTATTGTACGATTGTATAAAAGAAAATCCGAACAAAAAGCTGTCTAGCGGTTGAATTATGCGCCGAATCCTGCGGGAGGAAGTAAAGATACTTTTGTCCCAGCATCTTGCTGCGGATCTCAGAAAAAGACCGGTGCGCTCCTGGGAGCACGCCGGTCTTTTAAGGGGGAATACAAAGATTGTATACAAAATTATTGTTTCCGTACCTGCAGATTTTATACGTCAGATACAAGCATATTAATAAAGGCAAGAACAATGGCCACTGGCGTCACGTATTTCACCAGCACGAACCAGATATTAAAAATAGTCCGTCTCATTGTTGATCCACGCTGCATCTCTTCGTACAACTCATCTTTTTTGATCTTCAGCGGTGCGAATACAGCAATCAGCAATGCACCGAGGGGTAGCATCACATTACTGACAAGAAAATCGAGCCCGTCAAAAACAGTATTACCGAAAATCAGCACATTTTCCATGGCGCCGTAGGAAAGGGCCGATGGAATACCCATAACGAAAATGAGCAGGCCGCAGATCCAGGCAGCTTTTTTCCGTTTGGCCGGATCGTTTTTCGTTACAGATGCCACAACCATTTCCAGCAGTGAAAACGCTGATGTGAGTGTGGCAAACAGAAGAAGAGCCATAAAGGCAATGAAGAACAGCCCGCCTAAAGGAAGTTCACTGAACACTGTCGGGAGCACGATAAAGAGAAGCGGCGGTCCTTCAGCCGGCTCCAGCCCGAACGAAAACACGGCCGGGAAAATAGCCAGTCCGGCAAGAATGGAAATAAAGATCGTAAGCCCTGTGATGGAGACAGCCGATTTCGGAAGGCTTTCCGTTGATTTCAGATAGGAACTGTACGTAACCATAATGGACACACCCAGACTGAGACTGAAAAAGGCCTGTCCCAGTGCATATAGGATTACTTCACCTGTTACAGACGAGAAGTCCGGCATAAGGAAGAAAGACACACCTTCCATGGCACCAGGCAAAGTAACCGAACGGATGACAATGATCAGAAACAGGACAAAGAGTGCCGGCATCATAATTTTGCTGAACCGCTCAATCCCTTTTTGAACACCGCCCTGGACTACGAGAATGGTCATGATCATAAACACAAGATGGGCACCGACAGCAAGGAGCGGGCTGCTGATTGTCTCTCCGAAAAGAGCTTCGAACTCAGGTGCCCCACGGCCTGCAAGTCCTTCTGTGAGTGATCGGTACAGATAAATGACGATCCATCCTCCGACCACACTGTAAAAGGATAAGAGAAGGAAGGACGTGGCCACACCGAGCCGGCCGATCCAGTACCATGGTGTACCGGGTGCAAGCATCCGGTAAGCGGTAATGGCCTCATGCTGGGTTTTCCGTCCGATTGTAAATTCCGTCAGCAGCAGAGGAAGACCGAGGAAAATCGTAAATATTAGAAAGATAAGGAAAAAGGCGCCTCCCCCACTGGTTCCAGCGACATAAGGGAGCTTCCAGATCGCGCCCAGCCCGATAGCCGAACCGGCAGCGGCGAGAATGAAGCCGAGTTTGGACGTCCATTGATCTGATTTAGGCATGATGGTGAACCTCCGTTTCAATAGTTTTTTGAATTATATAATGAAGAAAAATACACTTTTCCTCTGTAGCATTTTTACACTATAAAGTGTTACAATGACCTCTGTCAATGAGATTAGAGGGATTTGTCGAAAAAAGTCAGGTGAAGCACATACACATGATTTAAAACTGGAAAAATTCCCTTTTTGTCACGGCCGGAAAGCTGTGATATAATTAACCAGTTAATAAATAGCTATAGGAGTTGTTCTCATGTCAGGTAAATATGAAGTAGGAAGCATCGTCGAAGGAAAAGTAACTGGGATTAAACCTTTTGGTGCGTTCGTCGCTCTTGATGAAAAGAAACAGGGACTTGTTCACATTTCCCACATCGCTCACGGATTTGTAAAAGATATTAAC
Encoded proteins:
- a CDS encoding ferredoxin family protein: MEGDEIMAKTIEEKQYLVRFRCDTKSHLEVKDENVCLTSCPDKDCTIFCPADVYKWEGDRMHVGYEGCHECGSCRIGCPYDNIKWEYPKGGHGIVFRLA
- a CDS encoding cysteine hydrolase family protein gives rise to the protein MTKTNPNPHVTEYEHVALLLVDVINDFEFEDGEKIYPYARPAADQIAALKKKAKELNIPVLYINDNYGKWQSDFQSLVNHCLENDVRGKEITEILQPEDDDYFVLKPQYSAFFNTPLDLLLEYLNVKSLIITGFAGNMCVHFTANDAYMRGYKLYVPSDCSASNTEEDNREFLNLIQHVLKADITPSEEMDLEEIKYHWRNKSRK
- a CDS encoding Lrp/AsnC family transcriptional regulator, which produces MEKEKELLRLLEKNGRMPAEKIGRLLEMDRQAVEEMLADLEKRNVILGYSAVVDWTKADVPEGVTAMIDVKVQPKRGTGFDETAERIYRFKEVKALYLMSGTYDLSVVIEGATMTEVGQFVSEKLSTLDSVLSTTTHFQLKRYKHDGVVFGDKEDDHRMVVSP
- a CDS encoding sodium-dependent transporter → MPKSDQWTSKLGFILAAAGSAIGLGAIWKLPYVAGTSGGGAFFLIFLIFTIFLGLPLLLTEFTIGRKTQHEAITAYRMLAPGTPWYWIGRLGVATSFLLLSFYSVVGGWIVIYLYRSLTEGLAGRGAPEFEALFGETISSPLLAVGAHLVFMIMTILVVQGGVQKGIERFSKIMMPALFVLFLIIVIRSVTLPGAMEGVSFFLMPDFSSVTGEVILYALGQAFFSLSLGVSIMVTYSSYLKSTESLPKSAVSITGLTIFISILAGLAIFPAVFSFGLEPAEGPPLLFIVLPTVFSELPLGGLFFIAFMALLLFATLTSAFSLLEMVVASVTKNDPAKRKKAAWICGLLIFVMGIPSALSYGAMENVLIFGNTVFDGLDFLVSNVMLPLGALLIAVFAPLKIKKDELYEEMQRGSTMRRTIFNIWFVLVKYVTPVAIVLAFINMLVSDV
- a CDS encoding FAD-dependent oxidoreductase — its product is MGEKFDVIVVGAGPAGTSCAYTAAKSGLKVLLIERGEYPGSKNVMGGILYRKQMEEIIPEFWKEAPLERPVVEQRFWFLDRESMVTSSYKGLEWGREPYNNFTVLRAKFDQWFASKAVEQGALLINETVVTECIVEDGRVTGVRTDRPDGDVYADVVVLADGVNSLLGKSLGFHKEWKPDEVALTVMEVVNLPKKVINERFNVEDNQGVSIEIFGDSTQGLLGTAFLYTNKDSLNIGVGTTLSGMIKKKLKPYHLLEHVKTHPMIKPFLEGGETAEYLAHLIPEGGYKSVPRLVGDGVMIVGDAAQFVNAIHREGSNMAMSSGKMAAETIVRAKEIGDFTERTLDHYRKELYSSFVGKDLKKYKDVTHTFEQHPQYMADYIPMVNQAANKFFTVDGSPKKQKQREIIKGFTKDKGKIAVAKDLFRAWKVMK
- a CDS encoding aminotransferase; this translates as MTDHTQYLSDAVTRIRPSGIRKFFDLASSMDNIISLGVGEPDYTTPWNIREASISSLERGFTSYTANAGLPELREEIARYLTEQFQTSYSPEDEVIVTSGASEAIDLAMRATVNPGDEVLVVEPSFVSYAPLVSLIGGVPVPVPTSIENGFKVTPEAIQDRISDRTKAILLCFPNNPTGTVMTSDELESVAAIVKQHDLLVFSDEIYAEMTYDAPHVSVPALQGMRDRTVLISGFSKAFAMTGWRLGYVAAPEPLASGMLKIHQYAMMCASTMAQYGAIEALQNGREEMLEMVESYRQRRNFFVGALKDIGLDCHTPGGAFYAFPSIRSTGLTSEQFAEKLLFAQRVAVVPGNVFGEGGEGHVRCSYAASLSQLEQAVDRMDRFIRSL
- a CDS encoding electron transfer flavoprotein subunit alpha/FixB family protein; translation: MEQKEGQLLDVGLELLAAGQDLARKLEVDVCGVLLGDGVERLTSQVFEAGADKVYLIDDPVLKNYRTETYMKAVGDLVRKYKPEIFLYGATSNGKDLASAVATDVLCGLTADTTLMDVDIDKRLFEASRPAFGGNIMATILCKKHRPQMATVRPKVIRRLLAEPGRTGEVIEEKVSMREEDLKTKVIEIVKNTKKAVNLEEAEIIVAAGKGIKDAKGFAMAAELAEAMNATLGASRDVVEAGLCGHERQVGQTGATVTPKVYVAIGISGAIQHLVGMQNAELIVAINSDKDAPIFQAAHYGICADAFTVVPMLTKAFREALNTTESVAEQEETEGVTHSG